The window ATGCTCAtatgttgtatattttattcttctgtgcaatagtagtaacactatttattatttttaatctgaaggcgGCTTACATTGTTCGTTTTCCACAGCTTTccacatattttttatatatttttttctacataccttatttttttcttttatagtcaaatttcattttgcttgtataatatgtacatatatatatagtctattattttttttttgtattttgtttttttcaaatgttctctatctctgctgctatttttcttcccgctgctgtaatacccaaatttccccggctggggataaataaagttttatcatatcttatcttatcatgtTAGTTATTTATCTGGGTTTGTtctacatttgcattttctatAGTTAGCGAACCACACAAATGGAAAACTATACTTCCTGTCTGTAAATGATGCACAGTAAGGGAAGTTTGTAATGAAGTTCACTGGATGAAAAAATCCATCTTGTGAGTGTTCTGGCTTATGTCCCACCATGATGACACTAACTGACAAGCAAACTAGTTGGCGGCGGTCAAGCACACGTTAACCTTTTTAATTTAACAGTGAGGAAGTAGGTTCTcctaaaaatggcaaaaattcTGTTTGTTCATAGATGAAGggattcaaacacacaccttaaGCGGTTCTTTCTGGTGGGCAGCTCTGCCAAAATACCAGGCTGGAACCGCAGCTTGTCCTCTTGACACCCGACCACCACACGAGCGCCGACATACAGCTGGTTCAGTTTGGGTATGGTGTCAAAGGCGATGTGGTGGCCAGACACAAGGCTCTTCCCCTTTTCTTCAAAACTAACTTTATACTTCAACCGTCCATcttctgcagagaaaagcagcaaatcctcagatTTTAGGAACTGAACCCAGcaatgtttgtcatttgtgcTTTGATAAAGTACTCAGATGATTATTAGattagcaaaataaatattttatgtcAATCAAatgatcaattaattgatttatcaTTTGAGCCCTAATAATTACACAAGAGATTTCAAAAAGCTCTATTTTCTAATTAAGTAATTTTATTACCTCTTGTTACTATCTCCACTATTTTTCCCCGTTGCCATCTCATGGCCCTCTTCCTCGCTAGGACCATCATGTCCACGTTGACCTCTTCCTCTGGCAAGTTAGGGCGGATCTTTGTGGTTTCATCAGAGCAACAGGCGAAGGCTGATGATATTATTACAGGGGCTGGTTCTGACACCGGGGAACGACACAGAATGCTTACATTAAAACTAATGAGTTTGAGGAATTGGAAAATAAATTCCTAAATTGTGTCTTCATATTCGCAAACTCAACCAAAAAATGTGAGACTCAACTGTCATTATATGAGTGGCGGTGGAtttagtattttgtttttacaactGTTTTTCATGACTGAGTGGTAGCGGACCTCATGGTTTGTTTGTGGCATtaccattgttgttgttttgactCGTTTGTGGTGAAGGTCTTCTTGTTGGGTCAGTGTTGGCGGGttttacagttttcttttttgagaCCGAGAAGTCAGAATCACTTGAATCAGCCTCTGGCTCCCACTGCATATCAGAGTCAGAGTTGCTGGGGGATTCGTCTTCGCTGTAGAACTGCTGAGGCGTTGGTGGTCGCAGAGCGTCAATCGTATATTCAGGGAGTCTGGTCAAGACCACTACGGCTTTTTTGGTCACTCTGAGAAAGTCGTCTTCCAATTGTGTCTTCTTTCTGGGAGTTTCATTTGTGGGGGGAACAGACTCACACGGGGAACCAGACatattttctgcaaataaaaataaataaacaaataaaaagcatcaTTGAAAGTGTGGtaacaaataaaaaatccaGAGCAGAGATTATTGTGTTCCAGTCAATAATTAATCTCCAACTATTGTGATAACATGTGGTGCTGGATACGATCTGGAGCTTGTTTGTATCATATatgaaagtaaatgaaataaatgtgttatttacaACTTAAGGACATCACTTTAGGTTTTGCCCACTACTTTTTTACGCTTAATAGATTTAGACAATTGATTATCAAAACTTCCTTTCAGGATACTAATGTTGAAGTTGATTAGTTGCTCTGTGCTTACCATCACCGgctctctctccatcagattcggcctttctcttgttttctcgTCTCTCCCCGGACTCCTGGACCTCCGACATGCTCGTCTCCATCTCATCTACAGTCAACGTGAGATGATccggtttgtttttgttgctgtgagtCCTGTTGCTCTGCTAAATTTCTCTAACATAACAAAAACCAAGAATTAGCTGCTATTACATGATAGCCTGGGGCCCCCAGGTGATCATGTGTCTTGTAAAGAAAGCTTGAAACTGTAAGCAAGGACTGGTTTTTAAGGGACAGTAACGTTAAGTAACGACAGCTGATTAAATGTGTTGACTGCAGTTTAATCTGTCGCTACAGCAGGTAGCTGTCAGAATGAGGATGCTAAAAAATTCAGTTTAATAGGTGTTCATTGAACACTTTGGAATAAGAGGACTACGggagctttgttttgttttgacatcTTTACATTAAGGCTATTTCACAGTCGGAAATCATGGTTTAATTGTCAACTTGGTCGTGCTGTAGCCAAAGCTGAAAGCGTAGCgttaatacttttttttaccAGAACTGACAGCTTACCTGTTAATCCGTCCTGATTAGCCGCTTCAAGGAGAACAAACGTCTACCAGTCTACCTGCACGATGCTACTGCAGGTATAACTAtcttattattttgtgtgtggcagctgaagctgaagctgtctGGGTACCACCACTGACCCACACtactggctagctagctagctagctctgaaaacacaacaagttTAACAAGCACACTGTTAATTCGGCGTCTTGATTGTGTGTCAGGACTGTGTGGAAATCATCAGTTAATTATTAGAAATTATGTGTGCATTAAGCATAGCACAACTCCATTGTGTCATCCTCTGCTGTTGCTCTAGCTACTTCTTCTTGATGTTTTAATGCAGTCGTCAAACAGCGCGATGGCGCATTACCGCCACCACCTGGTACGGAGTGTGTATCGGGATTAAACTAAAGCGTCGGTTTCTGATCAAGTGGacacttaaaaatgtatttcacaaACTCAGAGGTTACGTcacatgcaaaatgtttttattttacaatataATAAAAGCTATATAatttgtgttattatttgtgAGCAAGACCGTAATCTCGATCTTTTTTATCAAACAATTAAAAGTGtatcctgtgtgtgtcacacacaggaTAGGAGTTGAGTGCTGTGTCTGCAGTTCCAATGTTTTCCTCTCAGTAACAGGATCTATAAGATTTGCTGTATAGCTGCACAGATCGGTGTAGTACTGCCTGGAATGGTTCACTTCTCTTCAGGAGAACTGAGAGAACTGTACCTTGTGTAGGTACTTGCTGCCGCAGGTTATAAGACAATAGGCCCCTGCATGGTCACAGACATGTAAGTTACTTTACCAATTTTTATGTAGGAATGTAGACTTATTGCCTAAGTATGCACCATACAGCTGTATCAAATagcacaaaataaagaaatacattataaaaataaaaataaatgattgctCCTAAGATTGGCAGATGTTGAACACGACAAAGACATTGctatttttgacttttttgagTTCTTTGACAGACTAAAACTTGCTGTCAGCAGTTAAAAGAGAAGCTGATACATGTCTTGTGACTTCCATGAGAGTGTAATGATGACTCCTCATTCTTCAGAAGTGGCCTGACTCCTGTTTGTGATGTACACTTCACATCCattcaaaacataaaaacataaagcagtGTCTTAAATTCTTGCAGAGTCCTGTTACTGACGGATATCACCCTCCGCCCTCTCAGGTGATCTGCTCCTCCTGGtaggtggaggtggagatggagccGTAAGGATCCACCACAGTCTGGGCACAGCGCACCACCGTCACCAGCAGGAAGAagcacaggaggaagaggaagaagagagcaaAGCCCAGGTCCACGTCCACCTCAAACTGCATCGCGGGGTGAGAAGCCTGGTCCATGTGGCCGATGATGGCTGCGGATCCCTCTTTAAGTGTCTCTGCTCTTTGTCAGTTCAGTACCACCACTACCAGGACGGGCGTGCGCACATGTGCTCTtgagatgatggtgatgactTGATGGCAGAGACACAAAAGAAGTTACAGCGAGCTTCTGACTGCAGAGGCAACCCATAACATTACTTCAAGTCTGGAGCATCCTATGGCCTAGTGGTTAAGACGCAAGCCATCTAACTGCAGTGTCCCTGGTCTGTCTCTGGTCGGGGGCTCTTGCTGCATgcccctctctttcttcccttgCCAGCCAACTATCAAATAATTCCCCCAACAATtcagaaaaatcaaaaaagTGTACTCCACCAATTTAACACTGCACTTAAATAATGTTCTTTTTAAATTGTTGAATTttattcaacacattttcttccttGTCCCTagcacctacattacccacaatgcaactgggTCAGGGATTTGGGTGCTATTATTTGGGTGCTATTAGCAACTAATGTAGCTTCGAGCAGCTTCTTTCTAACTTCACACCCTcagtttggggtttttttgttgttttttttccattttcaaacttgtactTCAGCCCTAACTGGTGCGACTcaaatgacatcacttgaggcagttgGTCAGCTTTCAGGCAGCTCCCTTCGGAGCACAATTATAAAGCTTTTTTCAAATGTGCAGTATCACGCCCCAgcacctgtaaacagactttggtGTGTGGAATCGGAGGCAGCTACACTTCAGGTGTCATTCCATGAATTCCACAAAGGTCGGACTCAAACGCCTTCCTGTGATGGtgaaaatattgctttttctGAACTTAACTCAGACTGTAAATTTCCCCTAATATGTTTCTATTTTCAAGGGCTGTTATTATTTCCGATTAGTCTTCAGACAATTTTATACATTAAATGATTAATCCTTCAGTAAAATTACCATTACAATATCCTGGAAAGCCAAAGTATTGTcttttaattgttatttttctgccaccatcagtccaaaacccaaagatatgtTGTTGGctatcacacaaaacaaagaacaggaCAAATGCTCACTTTTCTAGAAGCttaaaccagagaatgtttcatattttttcatgaaaaattgGTTATCAAAATGAATGCTAAATAACTTTCTGCACATTTAATATGTGATTATTCCAccaatcttttcttttctagtGTTTTTAAATTGGACAAGTTAATATTTACAAAACGCCTGGTTGTTATTTAGAAGAATACAGCATCCAGATTAGctttcagcacatttaaagaTGTAAAAATTAAAAGCCGACGGCAACTCACAATTTCAAACAGAACTGACTCAAGAAACAATCATTTTAAAGCTAATCTCACCATTCTGCATTGTCGTGAGTGAGCCAGGTGTTCGTTCCTGCAGAGTCTTTCCACCACCCGTCCAAACCTTTGAGGGGCTTTCATAGCATCTTACTCCCGGTTCCCTCTGAGGTTCCTTATTGCTCGAGTTACATAAGACCGTCATCAGTTACCAAAGTCTTTACTGTGTCCCTTCTCTCATGATCATCATTGGAAAAATGAGCAGCCTGCAAATTagctccagcacacacacacacacacagagacatacacatgCGAGATACACAAGCATACACTTGCACCTTGCAACCTCCCCCTGGCGTGTAAAGCCTTTATTAATACTTAAGCAGGAATTGAATAACGGTCTACACAGTTCACAAGTGAATCAAACACCCCACAGCTTTTGTTCTCCTGTCAGAAGGACCTTCATCGCTGTCACCAATAAGG of the Chelmon rostratus isolate fCheRos1 chromosome 16, fCheRos1.pri, whole genome shotgun sequence genome contains:
- the LOC121620095 gene encoding histone-lysine N-methyltransferase SETDB1-B-like — translated: METSMSEVQESGERRENKRKAESDGERAGDENMSGSPCESVPPTNETPRKKTQLEDDFLRVTKKAVVVLTRLPEYTIDALRPPTPQQFYSEDESPSNSDSDMQWEPEADSSDSDFSVSKKKTVKPANTDPTRRPSPQTSQNNNNEPAPVIISSAFACCSDETTKIRPNLPEEEVNVDMMVLARKRAMRWQRGKIVEIVTREDGRLKYKVSFEEKGKSLVSGHHIAFDTIPKLNQLYVGARVVVGCQEDKLRFQPGILAELPTRKNRLRFLVFLDDHMPVYVGLPLLHLVCRPLEDAVDDIPDGRHKSFMSRYLKDWPYPHLTQYKAGQSLTVELNGVQQRCEVQVVDSSLIHVVFQENQHMEWIHRGSIRLKHMARFLELRRLEEHKNG